From the genome of Desulfuromonadales bacterium:
AGGGTAATCGACGCCAGGAAATGCCGAATGCGCTCGGCCAGCCCGTGCCAGACGTTGTGCGTCACGCACTGGTCGACGCAGACGCAGCGCCCGGCTTCATCCATGCACGAGACGGGGACCAGCGTCTCCTCGACGCTGTCGATGATCTCGTCGACACGGATTTCGGCCGCCGGCCGGGCCAGCACGTAGCCGCCGCCGGGACCGCGCACGCTGTCGACGATCCGCCCCCGGCGCAGCTTGACGAAGAGCTGCTCC
Proteins encoded in this window:
- a CDS encoding Rrf2 family transcriptional regulator produces the protein MRLSTKAQYAVRAMVSLSLHGGGSPMTLKDIAVREEISLTYLEQLFVKLRRGRIVDSVRGPGGGYVLARPAAEIRVDEIIDSVEETLVPVSCMDEAGRCVCVDQCVTHNVWHGLAERIRHFLASITLDDLTKEAKEKAGSGLQAPGNKSSARKVLPVA